One Coccinella septempunctata chromosome 1, icCocSept1.1, whole genome shotgun sequence DNA window includes the following coding sequences:
- the LOC123306735 gene encoding cuticle protein 16.5-like produces MFKVVIVAVALFAYGVMAAPEAKAKAEAKPGVLAAAPLVAAAPAVAPAVVTATSSQSFIRNYNALAAPLVAAPVAAAASYVAAPTAPLVASPYISPYYAPSYYAHIPSNKQTETSYKMFKLVTIAIALFAYGALAAPNPEAKAEAKPGVLAAAPLVAAAPAVAPAVVTAQSSQAILRTYSALAAPYVAAPASYVAAPAASYIASPYLSPYAAPYFSAPYLI; encoded by the exons ATGTTCAAAGTG GTTATTGTTGCTGTTGCCTTATTCGCCTATGGAGTGATGGCAGCTCCAGAAGCTAAAGCCAAAGCTGAAGCAAAACCAGGAGTGTTGGCTGCGGCACCACTTGTAGCTGCAGCACCAGCAGTAGCTCCAGCGGTAGTTACCGCCACTAGCTCGCAATCTTTCATCAGGAACTACAATGCCCTTGCAGCTCCTCTAGTCGCAGCTCCTGTTGCAGCAGCTGCGTCATATGTCGCAGCTCCAACGGCACCCCTAGTAGCCTCCCCATACATCTCGCCATATTATGCACCATCTTACTATGCC CATATTCCAAGTAACAAGCAAACCGAAACATcatacaaaatgttcaaattg GTCACCATAGCCATAGCTTTATTTGCCTATGGAGCACTAGCAGCACCGAACCCGGAAGCAAAAGCTGAGGCCAAACCGGGAGTATTAGCAGCAGCCCCACTAGTAGCAGCTGCGCCTGCAGTAGCTCCAGCAGTTGTTACTGCCCAAAGTTCACAGGCTATTTTGAGAACATACAGTGCTCTTGCTGCTCCATATGTCGCAGCACCAGCATCTTATGTTGCAGCTCCTGCAGCATCGTACATAGCTTCTCCTTACTTATCACCCTATGCAGCACCATACTTTTCCGCGCCTTATTTGATTTGA
- the LOC123314822 gene encoding cuticle protein 16.5-like has protein sequence MNKLIFTVLILFAYGALAAPNPEAKADAKPGVLAAAPLVAAAPAVAPAFVTARSSQAILRTYSALASPYVAAPYVAAPAPLISSPYLTSYAAPYFAAPYLI, from the exons ATGAACAAACTC ATATTTACCGTTCTCATCTTATTCGCCTATGGAGCATTGGCAGCACCAAACCCAGAAGCAAAAGCTGACGCAAAACCAGGAGTATTAGCCGCAGCCCCACTCGTAGCAGCGGCACCAGCAGTAGCACCGGCCTTCGTAACAGCCAGAAGTTCACAGGCTATCCTCAGGACCTACAGTGCTCTTGCATCTCCTTACGTGGCTGCACCTTATGTCGCAGCACCCGCACCTCTGATTTCATCCCCTTATCTGACGAGTTACGCCGCCCCATATTTTGCAGCTCCATATTTAATTTGA